CATGAGTTTTGCCATGCGGCGGCTGAATGAGTGCTGAGATACCGGTTCATCCGCCGTTCAGCTTGTCGGGCCGGCTCGGGCCGGTCGCCAAGGGTTTCGAGGCATGCCGGCTTCGACATGCTTGGCGTTTTGGATGATGCTGCACAGGTGCGTTGCGGTACGCTTATAAGTTGGTTCGGCTATTCTTCGGCCGCCCAATCCCGCGCGGTATGGATCACACGCAAGATGACGACGCTTTCGCGTCCCGCGATCGACCGCAGCTCATAGGAAATTTGTGTAGGGGAGCGGGGTGAGCGACTTTTCATAAGTGCCAGTTATTCGCCCTGGCCGACCGGTTGCAAATTCGCCAAGTTTCTTGCCGGCATCCTCGATGGCGTCCACGACCCTTTCGGCCGCATCGGGGTTGTCCTTTGCGATTTAATGCAGAATTTCCAGATTATCCTGATGTGCTTGCTTCGACCGAAGAACCGGCCTCATCCGCGCGGGGTCTTCCTACGCTTGGCATCCGCGATGACCTTACGCATTTCGGCGACAGCCTGATCGTGCGGGATAACACGCCCGGCTTCCGCATCGGCCATGCCGCGCTTGATACCCTCGATGATTTCAAGCTCGCGCTCCACATAGGCCGCTACGGCCTCGCCGGCGAGGAATGATTTGCCGCGTTGCGTGTCGGCCGCAATCCTGTCGAGCTTTTCTTTTACGTCGGGGCGGACCCGAATTGTCATGGTCCTGCTGCCGGCCATTTCGAAAACTCCTGTGTTGAGCTGTGTACACTCTAACACATCCCGGCCGTTACCCGCTATCCGCCCCCCGCGTTCTCTCAGAGCCGCGTCCAGGTCTGAGACTTGCAGAGGATCTTCATCACGCAGCCCTGCATCCTCAGCGAATTGCCGGAAACCTTGCCTGAGCCGCTATAGGTCTTTTCGGCGGCCGGGTCGGTGATCTCGCCGGCATAGCTGCCGCCGGTTCCTGCAAGCGTGCCGATCTTCCGGCCGGCATATTTACCGGTCTTCAGTGTCACGCAGTAACTGCCGCCGCAGGATGCGATCACCGCCGTATCGCCGGCAGCCGTCTTCCAGTTGCCGACGATCGGCTCATCGGCATGCGCGATACCCGCGGTCACTGTTATGACGCCGGCGAGAACGAAGCTGCGGATCATCTTATCCTCCATGATGTTCTTGATCGCCGCGAAAATAACTGACGCGAACGTAAAGGTAAATAAGGTCAATCGTTATCATGCTGACTGGCTGAAAAACGCGAGAAAAAGCCGTGCGGCGAGCTTTCAAAGATACCGCCTGCTAATTTCATGATGAACGATCCGTTTATTTTCAAATCTGAATCTTTCGTAAAATCCGCTCGAAAATCCTTAATTCGCAAGGGATCCGATGTTTAACGAAAATCCAATTTTACCAAGTGTTTGCACTTTGTTTGTCTCAAATTAATCATGCATTTTAGGCGTTTTTTGAAAGCCGTTTGGCATAGTGAACCCATCAAACGAGCGGGGCAAACCCGCCGGACCGAAAGGGCCGCAAGCCGCAAACAGACGGCAAGGCCTAGAGGTAAAACAGGGTCAGTCATAAACAGGCTAACAGGGATAAAACCGATGGCACGCTTTGAAATGCACAATGCTGAAACGGCCACCATGGGTGGCGACAACAACAGCGCCGATGTCTTCTGCGAAATGGGTCTGATGTATGCGACCGGCCGCGGCTGCGAAGTCGATCTCGTCGCAGCCCACAAATGGCTGAACATCGCCGCAATCAAGGGCAACGACCGCGCCGCCGAGCTTCGTGCCGACGTGGCCGCCGCCATGGACAAGATGCAGCTCGCAGCAGCGCTACGCGCCGCCCGCGAGTGGATGACGGTTCACTAGCCCGCTTTTCTCAGTGCGCCCCGACGGCGCGTAACACCAGTGGAGGAAGGTTCCACCCAGATAATTGTCGATAGGTCTGGTAGCTGACGAGCGGCTTGGCAGGGTAACCGGCCGGGCCGAAGCCTCGTGACAAAGGCCGCCTTGGGCGGTTGAGCAATCCAGTGGGCCGTAACGAGTGTGAAGCCTGAGCAGGCCTCGAAAGTGAAGATGCGGATGCCGACCCTCCTGAGATTAGGGGAAGGCAGCACGAGCGGGGAAGAAATCGACGAGCGCACCCGCTCGATTCGCCGGGGTAGTGGGCACGGCACGCTGGAAAGGTGGTGCGGGTAATCGGGGGAGACCCGTCCCGGGCGAGGGTAGCGGCCTCAACGGCGTGCTTGGCACGCCGGTCTGGAGCGGGAGTCGGACAGGGTCATACTACTGCTGAGGCCGGGTAATGCCGGTGGAGGGAAGGCCCCTGACTTCTGGTGTGCTTTTGACGATGATGAGGTGGAGGTGATTGGCGATGAGCCTGCAAACGCCTGATAAGATCCGGACTCTTCAGAGGAAGCTGTATCGTAAAGCGAAGGCGGAGCCTGCCTTCCGCTTTTACGCTCTCTACGACAAGATCTGTCGCGACGACATTCTGTACCATGCCTATCGGCTAGCCCGCTCCAATGCTGGTTCGCCGGGCGTCGACGGCGTGACGTTCGCGCGGATCGAGGCGGCGGGAGCGCAGGAGTGGCTGGCGGGACTGCGCGAGGAACTCGTTTCGAAAACGTATCGGCCCCAACTGGTACGACGGGTCATGCTACCAAAGCCTGGAGGTGGAGAAAGGCCGCTCGGTATTCCGACTATTCGGGATCGTGTCGTCCAGACTGCCGCCAAGCTGGTGCTTGAACCGATCTTCGAGGCGGATTTCGAGGATAGCGCCTATGGCTATCGCCCCAATCGGGGTGGTGGTCAGGCGGTCAAGGAGGTGCACCGGCTAATATGCCGGGGTTACACCGATGTGGTCGACGCTGATTTGTCGGGATATTTCGACTCGATTCCGCACGCGGACCTTCTACGATCCGTGGCCCGCAGGGTCGTCGACAGGCATGTGCTGCATCTTATCAAGATGTGGCTGAAAGCGCCTGTTGAAGAACGGGATGGCGACGGCAAGCGGCGCATGAGTGGTGGTCGCAACGCAACGAGCGGAACGCCTCAGGGCGGTGTCGCGAGTCCGATGCTGGCCAACATCTACATGAACCGTTTCCTGAAGCATTGGCGGCAGACCGCACGGGGAGAAGCGTTCCAAGCCCACGTCGTTTCCTACGCCGACGACTTCGTCATCC
The Rhizobium leguminosarum DNA segment above includes these coding regions:
- a CDS encoding CopG family ribbon-helix-helix protein, with product MAGSRTMTIRVRPDVKEKLDRIAADTQRGKSFLAGEAVAAYVERELEIIEGIKRGMADAEAGRVIPHDQAVAEMRKVIADAKRRKTPRG
- a CDS encoding DUF2147 domain-containing protein, translated to MIRSFVLAGVITVTAGIAHADEPIVGNWKTAAGDTAVIASCGGSYCVTLKTGKYAGRKIGTLAGTGGSYAGEITDPAAEKTYSGSGKVSGNSLRMQGCVMKILCKSQTWTRL
- a CDS encoding sel1 repeat family protein — encoded protein: MARFEMHNAETATMGGDNNSADVFCEMGLMYATGRGCEVDLVAAHKWLNIAAIKGNDRAAELRADVAAAMDKMQLAAALRAAREWMTVH
- the ltrA gene encoding group II intron reverse transcriptase/maturase produces the protein MSLQTPDKIRTLQRKLYRKAKAEPAFRFYALYDKICRDDILYHAYRLARSNAGSPGVDGVTFARIEAAGAQEWLAGLREELVSKTYRPQLVRRVMLPKPGGGERPLGIPTIRDRVVQTAAKLVLEPIFEADFEDSAYGYRPNRGGGQAVKEVHRLICRGYTDVVDADLSGYFDSIPHADLLRSVARRVVDRHVLHLIKMWLKAPVEERDGDGKRRMSGGRNATSGTPQGGVASPMLANIYMNRFLKHWRQTARGEAFQAHVVSYADDFVILSRGYAEEALSWTRLVMAKLGLTLNEAKTSVRNARQEHFDFLGYSFGPEHFRKDGHWYLGASPSRKSVQRLKKKVSDLLVPGEMGTWPDVRNRLNRLLRGWSTYFGYGSRLPAYRAVDNHVYERVRNFLTRRHKVAGRGSHRFSDDYVFGEGGVLRLRRVHIGPPPRAMR